In a single window of the Numenius arquata chromosome 22, bNumArq3.hap1.1, whole genome shotgun sequence genome:
- the LOC141474467 gene encoding 5-hydroxytryptamine receptor 3A-like has protein sequence MVPIALGALLALLPLAWAPQSQGSWGGGRTPEPAEPALRRLSRSLLAHYQKDTRPVRDWRTTTNVAIDLMVYAILSVDEKNQVLTTYIWYRQHWTDEFLWWDPERFDNLTQISLPVESIWVPDILINEFVDVGKSPHVPYVYVSHHGEVQNLKPIQVMTACSLDIYNFPFDVQNCSLTFTSWLHHIRDINLSLWRQPELVKFDRSVFMNQGEWELLYVLSSFQEFSVKSSDSYAEMKFYVVIRRRPLFYTVSLLLPSIFLMVMDIVGFYLPPNSGERVSFKITLLLGYSVFLIIVSDTLPATAVGTPLIGIYFVVCMALLVISLTETILIVRLVHKQDLQPHVPEWVKRLLLERATVLLCIRDRDTFSQSRTQSSDISRQTENDSTAKLNQYGCEDPRECEMVGGAGPTLASAGPVEGSLLLPGILREITAIRQFLEKREEFRDVAREWLQVGYVLDVLLFRAYLVAVLAYTITLGTLWSVWRDA, from the exons ATGGTGCCCATCGCTCTGGgggctctgctggccctgctgccccTCGCCTGGGCGCCGCAGAGCCAAG GCTCCTGGGGTGGGGGCCGGACACCAGAGCCTGCCGAGCCTGCCCTACGCCGCCTGTCCCGCTCCCTGCTGGCGCACTACCAGAAGGACACCCGGCCAGTGCGAGACTGGCGAACCACCACCAACGTGGCCATCGACCTCATGGTCTACGCTATCCTCAGCGTG GATGAGAAGAACCAGGTGCTGACCACCTACATCTGGTACAGGCAG cactggaCGGACGAGTTCCTCTGGTGGGACCCGGAGCGGTTCGACAACCTGACGCAGATCTCCCTCCCCGTGGAGAGCATCTGGGTGCCCGACATCCTCATCAACGAGTT cGTGGATGTCGGaaagtccccccacgtcccctACGTCTACGTTAGCCACCATGGGGAGGTGCAGAACCTCAAGCCCATCCAGGTGATGACGGCCTGCAGCCTGGACATCTACAACTTCCCCTTCGACGTCCAGAACTGCTCGCTCACCTTCACTAGTTGGCTGCACCACA TCCGCGACATCAACCTCTCGCTGTGGCGGCAGCCGGAGCTGGTCAAGTTCGACCGGAGCGTCTTCATGAACCAGGGCGAGTGGGAGCTGCTCTACGTCCTCAGCAGCTTCCAGGAGTTCAGTGTAAAGAGCAGTGACAGCTACGCAGAGATGAAGTTCTAC GTAGTCATCCGGAGACGCCCCCTCTTCTACACCGTcagcctgctgctccccagcatctTCCTGATGGTTATGGACATTGTGGGCTTCTACCTCCCTCCCAACAGTGGCGAGAGGGTCTCTTTCAAGATCACCCTCCTGCTGGGCTACTCGGTTTTCCTCATCATCGTATCCGACACGCTGCCGGCTACGGCGGTCGGCACCCCCTTGATAG GCATCTACTTTGTGGTGTGCATGGCGCTGCTCGTCATCAGCCTGACGGAGACCATCCTGATCGTGCGCCTGGTGCACAAGCAAGACCTGCAGCCCCACGTCCCCGAGTGGGTGAAGCGCCTGCTGCTGGAACGAGCCACCGTCCTGCTCTGCATCCGGGACAGGGACACATTCAGCCAAAGCAGGACGCAGAGCTCGGACATCTCGAGGCAGACAGAGAATGACAGCACAG CCAAGCTGAACCAGTACGGCTGTGAGGACCCCCGGGAGTGTGAGATGGTGGGGGGCGCAGGGCCCACGCTGGCCTCTGCTGGCCCGGTGGAggggtccctgctgctgcccggCATCCTGCGGGAGATCACTGCCATCCGCCAGTTCCTGGAGAAACGCGAGGAGTTTCGCGACGTGGCCCGCGAGTGGCTGCAAGTGGGCTACGTGTTGGACGTCCTGCTCTTCCGGGCGTACCTGGTGGCCGTCCTGGCCTACACCATCACGCTGGGCACCCTCTGGTCGGTCTGGCGGGACGCCTGA